From the Flavobacterium galactosidilyticum genome, one window contains:
- a CDS encoding Dps family protein: protein MKIKIGITDAHLKSSISILSSVLANEMTFYIKLRKFHWNVSGPSFMELHKLFEAQYTEVEVSIDETAERISKLGGKAIGTMKEFSELTVIKESPNKYPEQKEMLKELVEDHETIIVQLRKDIDTCDEENKDAGTADFLTALMKGHETMAWMLRRYLE, encoded by the coding sequence ATGAAAATCAAAATTGGAATTACAGACGCACATTTAAAGAGTAGTATTTCAATACTATCTTCAGTTTTAGCAAACGAGATGACTTTTTACATTAAATTAAGAAAGTTTCACTGGAATGTATCAGGCCCAAGCTTTATGGAACTTCACAAACTATTTGAAGCACAATATACTGAAGTTGAAGTGTCTATTGATGAAACTGCGGAACGCATCAGTAAATTGGGTGGAAAAGCTATTGGGACGATGAAAGAGTTTTCAGAATTAACAGTAATAAAAGAATCACCTAATAAGTATCCTGAACAAAAAGAAATGCTCAAGGAATTAGTAGAAGATCACGAAACTATTATTGTCCAACTAAGAAAAGACATAGATACTTGTGATGAAGAAAATAAAGATGCAGGTACTGCTGATTTTCTTACTGCGTTAATGAAGGGACACGAAACTATGGCTTGGATGCTAAGAAGATATTTAGAATAG